From Marivirga harenae, one genomic window encodes:
- a CDS encoding DUF5675 family protein, whose protein sequence is MSFELIRNYRSSGTNGTLRYGSEKICHTIELPWKDNEVNVSCIPEGRYLLEKRITHERGFHLILKSVPGRSWILIHPANDARTELEGCIAPVSELTGIGKGSRSGEATDRLLEIFEEAQEKQNHIYITIKEKSAMNILERVKKPTPNLFRKLRTVGLVLAAAGGAILGAPITLPAGLITVAGYLTVGASVLTAVSQVTVDDEVKIPPLPEVKNKGDASPR, encoded by the coding sequence ATGAGTTTTGAACTTATTCGAAATTATAGGTCAAGCGGAACCAATGGAACTTTAAGGTATGGCAGTGAAAAAATCTGCCATACCATTGAACTTCCTTGGAAGGACAATGAAGTAAATGTCAGTTGCATTCCTGAAGGTAGATACCTTTTGGAGAAAAGGATTACGCATGAAAGGGGATTTCATCTGATATTGAAAAGTGTTCCAGGAAGGAGTTGGATTTTAATCCATCCTGCTAATGATGCCCGAACAGAACTGGAAGGCTGCATTGCACCAGTCTCGGAGCTAACAGGAATAGGAAAAGGAAGTCGATCGGGTGAAGCCACGGACAGGCTTTTGGAAATCTTTGAAGAGGCTCAAGAGAAGCAGAATCATATTTACATCACGATTAAAGAGAAATCAGCTATGAATATTTTAGAAAGGGTAAAAAAGCCCACTCCAAATTTATTTAGAAAATTGCGGACTGTCGGTTTGGTATTGGCAGCTGCAGGCGGTGCCATTCTAGGTGCTCCAATCACTTTGCCAGCTGGATTGATTACAGTTGCAGGATATCTGACTGTTGGCGCTAGTGTTCTGACTGCGGTCAGTCAGGTGACGGTGGATGATGAGGTCAAAATACCTCCACTGCCTGAGGTAAAAAACAAAGGAGATGCAAGTCCACGGTAA
- a CDS encoding TonB-dependent receptor, giving the protein MKISLKIYVVLSSLSIIFSFNECLGQVADQTDKPIPLNRVLDSLEQAFDVKFSYVDDHIGDLHLDKYPSCEKLEICIAEIEQNFDLKFEILNERFITILKIDSNLQTFCGILFDAETKEVLEGATVMIKGGIAISDEYGKFLIKDATFGDSLVVQYLGYQSKKIAVPKLQAGDCAKIGLAPLITMLKEVTVQNFLVKGIDKKADGSLSIDLQETEILPGLTEPDILHTVQKLPGIHSINEKVSDINVRGGTNDQNLILWEGIKMYKTGHFFGLISAFNPYLIQKVRLIKNGSSAKYSEGISSIIDLKTFDKVDKEFEAGAGINMLNADAYLKIPVSDKIGLHFSARRSFAEVVNSPTFSNYFDRAFRDSEVSKFVSGTDTLATNKNFYFYDYSGKLLYDISRRDKLRISYINIFNQIGYEESESPSVRQESKNSELQQSNRGATVKYERVWSDFVTSSSSLAVSSYNLVSTNFDIPNNQRFLQENQVLDVSVKSSLDMRLSNHFKLQTGYQFNEIGVSNLDDLNNPNFRKFTKEVLNIHGQFTEIAFNSSSGQTLSRFGLRVNYFEEFNKFRFEPRFALNQLITDHITIELLGEAKSQVTTQIIDFQTDFLGVEKRRWVLVNEDDIPIVTSGQVSLGAHYKKNDILLSVEGYLKQVDGIITSSQGFQNQLEFVRSSGSYISRGIDILLNHRIEDLNYWTTYSYSKNIYDFKSLRPSQFPNNLDIRHASTLGVSYSMNKLDFSVGLNYQSGRPITEPENLSPISDGSINYQTPNSSRLGHYLRPDLSAKYHFMMGDKIRTQVGFALWNFTDQTNVVNQYYIINKSEEIQKVKEKGLGLTPNLMFRITL; this is encoded by the coding sequence GTGAAAATTAGTTTAAAAATATATGTAGTACTATCTAGTTTAAGCATCATCTTCAGTTTTAATGAATGCTTAGGACAGGTTGCCGATCAAACTGATAAACCCATACCCTTGAATAGAGTGCTGGATTCTCTTGAACAGGCATTTGATGTAAAATTTAGCTATGTTGATGACCATATAGGAGACTTACACCTCGACAAATATCCTTCTTGTGAAAAATTAGAAATTTGTATAGCAGAGATCGAACAAAATTTTGATCTCAAATTTGAAATTCTGAATGAAAGATTCATAACCATCCTTAAAATTGATTCAAATCTGCAAACGTTCTGTGGTATCCTATTTGATGCTGAGACTAAAGAGGTGTTGGAAGGAGCTACAGTGATGATTAAAGGTGGAATTGCCATATCTGACGAATACGGAAAGTTTTTAATTAAAGATGCTACATTTGGCGACAGTTTAGTAGTTCAATACCTGGGATACCAATCGAAAAAGATAGCAGTGCCGAAACTTCAGGCGGGAGACTGTGCGAAAATAGGTCTTGCACCTCTTATTACTATGCTTAAAGAAGTTACTGTTCAGAACTTTTTAGTAAAAGGAATTGACAAAAAAGCAGACGGTTCGCTAAGTATTGATCTCCAGGAAACAGAAATCCTCCCTGGCCTAACTGAGCCCGATATTCTACATACTGTGCAAAAGTTGCCAGGTATCCATAGTATAAATGAAAAAGTGTCGGATATTAATGTAAGAGGTGGTACAAACGATCAGAATTTGATATTATGGGAGGGTATTAAAATGTATAAGACAGGTCACTTTTTTGGTTTGATTTCGGCTTTTAATCCCTATTTAATCCAAAAAGTTCGCCTAATAAAAAACGGAAGTTCTGCAAAATATAGTGAAGGCATCTCCAGCATAATAGATCTGAAAACCTTTGATAAGGTAGATAAAGAGTTTGAGGCCGGGGCAGGAATCAATATGTTAAATGCAGATGCATATCTAAAAATACCTGTAAGTGACAAGATAGGACTACATTTTTCTGCTAGGAGATCATTTGCCGAAGTGGTTAACTCTCCGACCTTTAGTAATTATTTTGACCGTGCCTTTAGAGATAGTGAGGTATCAAAATTTGTGAGTGGAACGGATACACTTGCCACAAACAAAAATTTTTATTTCTACGACTACAGTGGCAAATTACTGTACGATATTTCTAGGCGAGATAAGTTAAGAATAAGTTACATAAACATTTTCAACCAGATAGGATACGAGGAAAGTGAATCACCATCTGTCAGGCAAGAATCAAAAAACAGTGAACTCCAACAGTCAAATCGAGGCGCAACTGTCAAATACGAACGTGTATGGAGTGACTTTGTGACAAGCTCCTCTTCTTTGGCTGTTTCTTCCTATAATTTAGTCTCCACAAACTTCGATATCCCAAATAACCAGCGTTTTCTTCAAGAAAACCAAGTATTGGATGTCAGTGTAAAATCCTCATTAGATATGAGATTATCTAATCATTTCAAATTGCAAACTGGTTATCAATTTAATGAAATAGGGGTCAGTAATCTAGATGATTTGAATAATCCGAATTTCCGAAAGTTCACTAAGGAAGTGCTTAACATTCATGGACAATTTACAGAAATCGCCTTTAACTCAAGTAGTGGTCAGACATTGAGTCGATTTGGATTGAGAGTTAACTATTTTGAAGAATTTAATAAGTTTCGCTTCGAGCCTCGTTTCGCTCTTAATCAACTCATAACGGATCATATTACAATCGAATTATTAGGAGAAGCTAAGAGTCAGGTAACCACCCAAATTATAGATTTTCAAACAGATTTCTTAGGTGTGGAGAAAAGACGTTGGGTTCTGGTCAATGAGGATGACATACCTATAGTAACCAGTGGACAAGTTTCACTGGGGGCTCATTACAAGAAAAATGACATATTGCTTAGTGTTGAAGGCTATTTAAAGCAAGTGGACGGAATAATTACCTCTAGCCAGGGTTTTCAAAATCAGTTGGAATTTGTAAGAAGTTCAGGGAGCTACATTTCTAGAGGTATTGATATATTACTTAATCATAGGATAGAAGATCTTAATTATTGGACCACCTATTCCTATTCAAAAAATATATATGATTTTAAATCATTACGACCTAGCCAATTTCCGAACAATCTTGATATTAGACATGCTTCAACTTTAGGTGTCAGTTATAGCATGAACAAATTAGACTTTTCAGTTGGACTAAATTATCAAAGTGGCAGACCTATAACTGAACCAGAAAATTTATCTCCTATCAGCGATGGAAGTATTAACTATCAAACACCAAATAGCAGTAGATTAGGACATTATCTTCGTCCTGACTTATCAGCTAAATATCATTTCATGATGGGTGATAAGATTCGGACGCAAGTCGGTTTTGCCCTATGGAATTTCACTGATCAAACAAATGTTGTTAACCAGTACTACATTATCAATAAATCGGAGGAAATTCAAAAAGTAAAAGAAAAAGGATTGGGACTTACTCCCAATTTAATGTTTAGAATAACACTCTAA